A window from Eubalaena glacialis isolate mEubGla1 chromosome 1, mEubGla1.1.hap2.+ XY, whole genome shotgun sequence encodes these proteins:
- the SLC23A3 gene encoding solute carrier family 23 member 3 isoform X1, with amino-acid sequence MSRSPPNAIQLRSVGSQSTMASLPQPSAVQNPSCHSWTSLCGSPPWGLSCLLALQHILVLASLLCASHLLLLQSLPAGGLSSSPAQLLASSLFSCGVSTALQTWMGSRLPLIQAPSLEFLIPGLVLTSQKLPLTTRTPGNSSLVLRLCGGPGCHGLELWNTSLREVSGAVVVSGLLQVTLGLFGGPGHLFPHCGPLVLAPSLVVAGLSAHREVALFCSAHWGLASLYAYPAHGGLFSAPGLPPVTASPLEASFNLSNPHSHPCLQAPLGMWRSGQGQLKLEGLARNAHSAPYLLLSVYPSKAGLKSSGGGVLSRLSLVPQVLIPVACVWIISALLGLSIIPRELSAEAPWFWLPHPAEWDWPLLTPRALAAGISMALAASTSSLGCYALCGQLLHLPSPPPHACSRGLSLEGLGSVLAGLLGSPMGTASSFPNVGTVSLLQAGSRRVAHLVGLLCVALGLSPRLVQLLTTIPLPVLGGVLGVTQAVVLSTGFSSFHLADIDSGRNVFIVGFSIFMALLLPRWFREAPVLLSTGWSPLDVLLRSLLTEPIFLAGLLGFFLENTIPGTQLERGLGQGLPSSFTAQEVRMPQKSREKAAQEYELPFSIQNLCPCIPQPLRCLCPLPEDSGNEEGGPSEPGETADLLPGFGEQCPGSSREELRSQ; translated from the exons ATGAGCCGATCACCCCCCAACGCCATACAACTCCGATCCGTGGGCTCCCAGAGTACCATGGCTTCCCTGCCGCAACCGTCTGCTGTCCAAAATCCCTCCTGTCACTCTTGGACCTCTCTGTGTGGGTCTCCTCCCTGGGGCCTCAGCTGTCTTCTGGCTCTGCAG CATATCTTGGTCCTGGCTTCTCTGCTCTGCGCCTCCCACCTGCTCCTGCTTCAAAGTCTCCCTGCAGGAGGActctcttcctcccctgcccAGCTCCTGGCCTCCAGCCTCTTTTCATGTGGCGTGTCTACAGCCCTGCAAACTTGGATGGGCAGCAG GCTGCCTCTTATCCAGGCTCCATCCTTAGAGTTTCTTATCCCTGGTCTGGTGCTGACCAGTCAGAAGCTACCTCTGACCACCCGGACACCTGGAAACT cctcccttgtgCTGCGCCTGTGTGGGGGACCTGGCTGCCATGGCCTGGAGCTCTGGAACACTTCTCTCCGAGAA GTGTCCGGGGCCGTGGTGGTCTCCGGGCTGCTGCAGGTCACGCTGGGGCTGTTCGGGGGTCCTGGCCACTTGTTCCCCCACTGTGGGCCCCTGGTGCTGGCCCCCAGCCTAGTTGTGGCAGGGCTCTCGGCCCACAGGGAGGTAGCCCTGTTCTGCTCTGCTCACTGGGGCCTGGCATCGCTGTAC GCTTATCCTGCTCATGGTGGTCTGTTCTCAGCACCTGGGCTCCCGCCTGTTACCGCCTCACCCCTGGAGGCCAGCTTCAACCTCTCCAACCCACACTCACATCCCTGTCTTCAGGCTCCTCTCGGTATGTGGAGGTCTGGGCAGGGGCAGTTGAAGTTAGAAGGGCTGGCACGGAATGCTCACTCGGCCCCCTACCTTTTGCTTTCTGTCTACCCCTCCAAGGCTGGCTTGAAAAGTTCTGGGGGAGGGGTTCTTTCCCGTCTCAGTCTTGTCCCTCAGGTGCTGATCCCAGTAGCTTGTGTGTGGATCATCTCTGCCCTTCTGGGTCTCAGCATCATCCCCCGGGAGCTGTCTGCCGAGGCACCGTGGTTTTGGCTGCCTCACCCAG cTGAGTGGGACTGGCCCTTGCTGACACCCAGGGCTCTGGCTGCAGGCATCTCTATGGCCTTGGCAGCTTCCACCAGCTCCCTGGGCTGCTACGCCCTGTGTGGCCAGCTGCTGCATTTGCCTTCTCCACCTCCGCATGCCTGTAGCCGAGGGCTGAGCCTGGAGGGTCTGGGCAGTGTGCTGGCCGGGCTGTTGGGGAGCCCCATGGGCACTGCATCCAGCTTCCCCAACGTGGGCACAGTGAGTCTTCTCCAG GCTGGATCTCGGCGAGTGGCCCACTTGGTGGGGCTGCTCTGCGTGGCGCTTGGGCTCTCCCCGAGGCTGGTCCAGCTCCTCACCACCATCCCGCTGCCTGTGCTTG GTGGGGTGCTGGGGGTGACCCAGGCCGTGGTTCTGTCTACTGGATTCTCCAGCTTCCACTTGGCTGACATTGACTCTGGGCGGAATGTCTTCATTGTTGGCTTCTCCATCTTCATGGCCCTGTTGCTGCCAAGATGGTTTCGGGAAGCTCCAGTCCTACTGAGCACAG GCTGGAGCCCCTTGGATGTGTTACTACGCTCACTGCTCACAGAGCCCATCTTCCTGGCGGGACTCTTGGGCTTCTTCCTAGAGAACACCATTCCTG GCACACAGCTTGAGCGAGGCCTAGGTCAAGGGCTGCCATCTTCTTTCACTGCCCAAGAGGTTCGGATGCCTCAGAAGTCCAGGGAGAAGGCTGCTCAAGAGTATGAGCTTCCTTTCTCCATCCaaaacctgtgtccctgcattccCCAGCCCCTCCGTTGCCTCTGCCCACTGCCCGAAGACTCTGGGAATGAAGAAGGAGGGCCCTCTGAGCCAGGAGAGACAGCCGACTTGCTGCCTGGCTTTGGGGAGCAGTGCCCTGGGTCTAGCAGAGAAGAACTTAGGTCCCAGTAA
- the SLC23A3 gene encoding solute carrier family 23 member 3 isoform X3, producing MSRSPPNAIQLRSVGSQSTMASLPQPSAVQNPSCHSWTSLCGSPPWGLSCLLALQHILVLASLLCASHLLLLQSLPAGGLSSSPAQLLASSLFSCGVSTALQTWMGSRLPLIQAPSLEFLIPGLVLTSQKLPLTTRTPGNSSLVLRLCGGPGCHGLELWNTSLREVSGAVVVSGLLQVTLGLFGGPGHLFPHCGPLVLAPSLVVAGLSAHREVALFCSAHWGLASLTWAPACYRLTPGGQLQPLQPTLTSLSSGSSRCLPRHRGFGCLTQAGSRRVAHLVGLLCVALGLSPRLVQLLTTIPLPVLGGVLGVTQAVVLSTGFSSFHLADIDSGRNVFIVGFSIFMALLLPRWFREAPVLLSTGWSPLDVLLRSLLTEPIFLAGLLGFFLENTIPGTQLERGLGQGLPSSFTAQEVRMPQKSREKAAQEYELPFSIQNLCPCIPQPLRCLCPLPEDSGNEEGGPSEPGETADLLPGFGEQCPGSSREELRSQ from the exons ATGAGCCGATCACCCCCCAACGCCATACAACTCCGATCCGTGGGCTCCCAGAGTACCATGGCTTCCCTGCCGCAACCGTCTGCTGTCCAAAATCCCTCCTGTCACTCTTGGACCTCTCTGTGTGGGTCTCCTCCCTGGGGCCTCAGCTGTCTTCTGGCTCTGCAG CATATCTTGGTCCTGGCTTCTCTGCTCTGCGCCTCCCACCTGCTCCTGCTTCAAAGTCTCCCTGCAGGAGGActctcttcctcccctgcccAGCTCCTGGCCTCCAGCCTCTTTTCATGTGGCGTGTCTACAGCCCTGCAAACTTGGATGGGCAGCAG GCTGCCTCTTATCCAGGCTCCATCCTTAGAGTTTCTTATCCCTGGTCTGGTGCTGACCAGTCAGAAGCTACCTCTGACCACCCGGACACCTGGAAACT cctcccttgtgCTGCGCCTGTGTGGGGGACCTGGCTGCCATGGCCTGGAGCTCTGGAACACTTCTCTCCGAGAA GTGTCCGGGGCCGTGGTGGTCTCCGGGCTGCTGCAGGTCACGCTGGGGCTGTTCGGGGGTCCTGGCCACTTGTTCCCCCACTGTGGGCCCCTGGTGCTGGCCCCCAGCCTAGTTGTGGCAGGGCTCTCGGCCCACAGGGAGGTAGCCCTGTTCTGCTCTGCTCACTGGGGCCTGGCATCGCT CACCTGGGCTCCCGCCTGTTACCGCCTCACCCCTGGAGGCCAGCTTCAACCTCTCCAACCCACACTCACATCCCTGTCTTCAGGCTCCTCTCG CTGTCTGCCGAGGCACCGTGGTTTTGGCTGCCTCACCCAG GCTGGATCTCGGCGAGTGGCCCACTTGGTGGGGCTGCTCTGCGTGGCGCTTGGGCTCTCCCCGAGGCTGGTCCAGCTCCTCACCACCATCCCGCTGCCTGTGCTTG GTGGGGTGCTGGGGGTGACCCAGGCCGTGGTTCTGTCTACTGGATTCTCCAGCTTCCACTTGGCTGACATTGACTCTGGGCGGAATGTCTTCATTGTTGGCTTCTCCATCTTCATGGCCCTGTTGCTGCCAAGATGGTTTCGGGAAGCTCCAGTCCTACTGAGCACAG GCTGGAGCCCCTTGGATGTGTTACTACGCTCACTGCTCACAGAGCCCATCTTCCTGGCGGGACTCTTGGGCTTCTTCCTAGAGAACACCATTCCTG GCACACAGCTTGAGCGAGGCCTAGGTCAAGGGCTGCCATCTTCTTTCACTGCCCAAGAGGTTCGGATGCCTCAGAAGTCCAGGGAGAAGGCTGCTCAAGAGTATGAGCTTCCTTTCTCCATCCaaaacctgtgtccctgcattccCCAGCCCCTCCGTTGCCTCTGCCCACTGCCCGAAGACTCTGGGAATGAAGAAGGAGGGCCCTCTGAGCCAGGAGAGACAGCCGACTTGCTGCCTGGCTTTGGGGAGCAGTGCCCTGGGTCTAGCAGAGAAGAACTTAGGTCCCAGTAA
- the SLC23A3 gene encoding solute carrier family 23 member 3 isoform X2 gives MSRSPPNAIQLRSVGSQSTMASLPQPSAVQNPSCHSWTSLCGSPPWGLSCLLALQHILVLASLLCASHLLLLQSLPAGGLSSSPAQLLASSLFSCGVSTALQTWMGSRLPLIQAPSLEFLIPGLVLTSQKLPLTTRTPGNCEHRARAQASLVLRLCGGPGCHGLELWNTSLREVSGAVVVSGLLQVTLGLFGGPGHLFPHCGPLVLAPSLVVAGLSAHREVALFCSAHWGLASLLILLMVVCSQHLGSRLLPPHPWRPASTSPTHTHIPVFRLLSVLIPVACVWIISALLGLSIIPRELSAEAPWFWLPHPAEWDWPLLTPRALAAGISMALAASTSSLGCYALCGQLLHLPSPPPHACSRGLSLEGLGSVLAGLLGSPMGTASSFPNVGTVSLLQAGSRRVAHLVGLLCVALGLSPRLVQLLTTIPLPVLGGVLGVTQAVVLSTGFSSFHLADIDSGRNVFIVGFSIFMALLLPRWFREAPVLLSTGWSPLDVLLRSLLTEPIFLAGLLGFFLENTIPGTQLERGLGQGLPSSFTAQEVRMPQKSREKAAQEYELPFSIQNLCPCIPQPLRCLCPLPEDSGNEEGGPSEPGETADLLPGFGEQCPGSSREELRSQ, from the exons ATGAGCCGATCACCCCCCAACGCCATACAACTCCGATCCGTGGGCTCCCAGAGTACCATGGCTTCCCTGCCGCAACCGTCTGCTGTCCAAAATCCCTCCTGTCACTCTTGGACCTCTCTGTGTGGGTCTCCTCCCTGGGGCCTCAGCTGTCTTCTGGCTCTGCAG CATATCTTGGTCCTGGCTTCTCTGCTCTGCGCCTCCCACCTGCTCCTGCTTCAAAGTCTCCCTGCAGGAGGActctcttcctcccctgcccAGCTCCTGGCCTCCAGCCTCTTTTCATGTGGCGTGTCTACAGCCCTGCAAACTTGGATGGGCAGCAG GCTGCCTCTTATCCAGGCTCCATCCTTAGAGTTTCTTATCCCTGGTCTGGTGCTGACCAGTCAGAAGCTACCTCTGACCACCCGGACACCTGGAAACTGTGAGCACAGAGCAAGGGCACAGG cctcccttgtgCTGCGCCTGTGTGGGGGACCTGGCTGCCATGGCCTGGAGCTCTGGAACACTTCTCTCCGAGAA GTGTCCGGGGCCGTGGTGGTCTCCGGGCTGCTGCAGGTCACGCTGGGGCTGTTCGGGGGTCCTGGCCACTTGTTCCCCCACTGTGGGCCCCTGGTGCTGGCCCCCAGCCTAGTTGTGGCAGGGCTCTCGGCCCACAGGGAGGTAGCCCTGTTCTGCTCTGCTCACTGGGGCCTGGCATCGCT GCTTATCCTGCTCATGGTGGTCTGTTCTCAGCACCTGGGCTCCCGCCTGTTACCGCCTCACCCCTGGAGGCCAGCTTCAACCTCTCCAACCCACACTCACATCCCTGTCTTCAGGCTCCTCTCG GTGCTGATCCCAGTAGCTTGTGTGTGGATCATCTCTGCCCTTCTGGGTCTCAGCATCATCCCCCGGGAGCTGTCTGCCGAGGCACCGTGGTTTTGGCTGCCTCACCCAG cTGAGTGGGACTGGCCCTTGCTGACACCCAGGGCTCTGGCTGCAGGCATCTCTATGGCCTTGGCAGCTTCCACCAGCTCCCTGGGCTGCTACGCCCTGTGTGGCCAGCTGCTGCATTTGCCTTCTCCACCTCCGCATGCCTGTAGCCGAGGGCTGAGCCTGGAGGGTCTGGGCAGTGTGCTGGCCGGGCTGTTGGGGAGCCCCATGGGCACTGCATCCAGCTTCCCCAACGTGGGCACAGTGAGTCTTCTCCAG GCTGGATCTCGGCGAGTGGCCCACTTGGTGGGGCTGCTCTGCGTGGCGCTTGGGCTCTCCCCGAGGCTGGTCCAGCTCCTCACCACCATCCCGCTGCCTGTGCTTG GTGGGGTGCTGGGGGTGACCCAGGCCGTGGTTCTGTCTACTGGATTCTCCAGCTTCCACTTGGCTGACATTGACTCTGGGCGGAATGTCTTCATTGTTGGCTTCTCCATCTTCATGGCCCTGTTGCTGCCAAGATGGTTTCGGGAAGCTCCAGTCCTACTGAGCACAG GCTGGAGCCCCTTGGATGTGTTACTACGCTCACTGCTCACAGAGCCCATCTTCCTGGCGGGACTCTTGGGCTTCTTCCTAGAGAACACCATTCCTG GCACACAGCTTGAGCGAGGCCTAGGTCAAGGGCTGCCATCTTCTTTCACTGCCCAAGAGGTTCGGATGCCTCAGAAGTCCAGGGAGAAGGCTGCTCAAGAGTATGAGCTTCCTTTCTCCATCCaaaacctgtgtccctgcattccCCAGCCCCTCCGTTGCCTCTGCCCACTGCCCGAAGACTCTGGGAATGAAGAAGGAGGGCCCTCTGAGCCAGGAGAGACAGCCGACTTGCTGCCTGGCTTTGGGGAGCAGTGCCCTGGGTCTAGCAGAGAAGAACTTAGGTCCCAGTAA
- the CNPPD1 gene encoding protein CNPPD1 isoform X1, producing the protein MLLRRAAAGGAMDLAGLLLDEEGTFSLTGFQDFTFLPGHQKLSARIRRRLYYGWDWEADCSLEELSSPVADIAVELLQKAAPSPIRRLQKKYVAHVSREACISPCAMMLALVYIERLRHRNPDYLQHVSSSDLFLISMMVASKYLYDEGEEEEVFNDEWGTAGGVAVPTLNALERGFLSAMDWRLYTDPREIFEVLSWLESCVAEQQGRRRGWYTYTDLCVLLEQPAWQLALGSLCQRLAKLSCLLAMAYVSSVALAVASMAVIHQSLGLSCSPPPGPPDLGLASRCLLEPCIPASVPRCLPSPANVSSCLEVDVGLRPLRGSLLASLTPPPLPPPAPPAPPSLLHNCPLCQKLQKDSPTCRTCHHPNHTVPTGPPSPWYHSHGLAPPWPWSPMPPLLPQPQQCSLFGIMEMARLRSFIFPG; encoded by the exons ATGCTCCTACGCAG GGCGGCGGCTGGCGGCGCGATGGACCTGGCCGGGCTCCTGCTGGACGAAGAAGGCACATTCTCCCTCACCGGCTTCCAGGACTTCACG TTCCTCCCAGGACACCAGAAGCTGAGTGCCCGGATCCGAAGGAGACTCTACTATGGCTGGGACTGGGAAGCTGATTGTAGCCTGGAAGAGCTCTCCAGCCCTGTGGCAG ACATTGCTGTGGAACTGCTCCAGAAGGCAGCCCCCAGTCCTATTCGCAGGCTCCAGAAGAAATATGTAGCCCATGTGTCCCG GGAGGCATGCATTTCCCCGTGTGCTATGATGCTAGCTCTGGTGTACATTGAGCGGCTCCGGCATCGAAACCCAGACTACCTGCAGCATGTGTCATCGtctgacttgttcctgatctccaTG ATGGTGGCCAGTAAGTACCTCTATgatgaaggggaggaggaggaagtctTCAATGATGAATGGGGAACTGCTGGGGGTGTGGCCGTGCCCACTCTCAATGCCCTGGAGAGGGGCTTCCTGAGTGCCATG GATTGGCGTCTCTACACTGACCCTCGGGAGATCTTTGAGGTGCTGAGCTGGCTGGAGAGCTG CGTGGCTGAGCAGCAAGGGCGCCGGCGGGGCTGGTACACCTATACAGACCTGTGTGTGCTGCTGGAGCAGCCTGCCTGGCAACTGGCCCTGGGCTCCCTCTGCCAGCGGCTGGCAAAG TTGTCCTGCCTGTTAGCTATGGCATATGTGAGCAGTGTGGCCCTGGCTGTGGCATCGATGGCCGTAATACACCAGTCCTTGGGGCTGTCCTGCAGCCCCCCACCTGGCCCCCCAGACCTTGGACTGGCCTCCAGGTGCCTTTTGGAACCCTGCATACCTGCTTCGGTGCCACGGTGCCTGCCGTCTCCTGCTAACGTCTCCAGCTGCCTGGAAGTCGACGTAGGGCTGCGTCCACTCCGGGGCAGTCTTCTGGCCTCACTGACTCCACCACCATtgcctcccccagctcctcctgctcctccctctcttctccacaACTGCCCCCTTTGCCAAAAGCTCCAGAAAGACTCCCCGACCTGCCGTACCTGCCACCACCCCAACCATACTGTCCCCACtgggccccccagcccctggtaccaCTCCCATGGCCTGGCTCCCCCCTGGCCTTGGAGCCCGATGCCCCCGCTGCTCCCACAGCCCCAGCAGTGTTCCCTCTTCGGCATCATGGAAATGGCCCGCCTTAGGTCTTTCATTTTTCCAGGCTAG
- the CNPPD1 gene encoding protein CNPPD1 isoform X2 — protein MDLAGLLLDEEGTFSLTGFQDFTFLPGHQKLSARIRRRLYYGWDWEADCSLEELSSPVADIAVELLQKAAPSPIRRLQKKYVAHVSREACISPCAMMLALVYIERLRHRNPDYLQHVSSSDLFLISMMVASKYLYDEGEEEEVFNDEWGTAGGVAVPTLNALERGFLSAMDWRLYTDPREIFEVLSWLESCVAEQQGRRRGWYTYTDLCVLLEQPAWQLALGSLCQRLAKLSCLLAMAYVSSVALAVASMAVIHQSLGLSCSPPPGPPDLGLASRCLLEPCIPASVPRCLPSPANVSSCLEVDVGLRPLRGSLLASLTPPPLPPPAPPAPPSLLHNCPLCQKLQKDSPTCRTCHHPNHTVPTGPPSPWYHSHGLAPPWPWSPMPPLLPQPQQCSLFGIMEMARLRSFIFPG, from the exons ATGGACCTGGCCGGGCTCCTGCTGGACGAAGAAGGCACATTCTCCCTCACCGGCTTCCAGGACTTCACG TTCCTCCCAGGACACCAGAAGCTGAGTGCCCGGATCCGAAGGAGACTCTACTATGGCTGGGACTGGGAAGCTGATTGTAGCCTGGAAGAGCTCTCCAGCCCTGTGGCAG ACATTGCTGTGGAACTGCTCCAGAAGGCAGCCCCCAGTCCTATTCGCAGGCTCCAGAAGAAATATGTAGCCCATGTGTCCCG GGAGGCATGCATTTCCCCGTGTGCTATGATGCTAGCTCTGGTGTACATTGAGCGGCTCCGGCATCGAAACCCAGACTACCTGCAGCATGTGTCATCGtctgacttgttcctgatctccaTG ATGGTGGCCAGTAAGTACCTCTATgatgaaggggaggaggaggaagtctTCAATGATGAATGGGGAACTGCTGGGGGTGTGGCCGTGCCCACTCTCAATGCCCTGGAGAGGGGCTTCCTGAGTGCCATG GATTGGCGTCTCTACACTGACCCTCGGGAGATCTTTGAGGTGCTGAGCTGGCTGGAGAGCTG CGTGGCTGAGCAGCAAGGGCGCCGGCGGGGCTGGTACACCTATACAGACCTGTGTGTGCTGCTGGAGCAGCCTGCCTGGCAACTGGCCCTGGGCTCCCTCTGCCAGCGGCTGGCAAAG TTGTCCTGCCTGTTAGCTATGGCATATGTGAGCAGTGTGGCCCTGGCTGTGGCATCGATGGCCGTAATACACCAGTCCTTGGGGCTGTCCTGCAGCCCCCCACCTGGCCCCCCAGACCTTGGACTGGCCTCCAGGTGCCTTTTGGAACCCTGCATACCTGCTTCGGTGCCACGGTGCCTGCCGTCTCCTGCTAACGTCTCCAGCTGCCTGGAAGTCGACGTAGGGCTGCGTCCACTCCGGGGCAGTCTTCTGGCCTCACTGACTCCACCACCATtgcctcccccagctcctcctgctcctccctctcttctccacaACTGCCCCCTTTGCCAAAAGCTCCAGAAAGACTCCCCGACCTGCCGTACCTGCCACCACCCCAACCATACTGTCCCCACtgggccccccagcccctggtaccaCTCCCATGGCCTGGCTCCCCCCTGGCCTTGGAGCCCGATGCCCCCGCTGCTCCCACAGCCCCAGCAGTGTTCCCTCTTCGGCATCATGGAAATGGCCCGCCTTAGGTCTTTCATTTTTCCAGGCTAG
- the RETREG2 gene encoding reticulophagy regulator 2, which translates to MVTGNPLGAGSGRPISAVRACHVTDSSLRRHVTPVRGLSGPLRCGRPLPPDAPPAAAAQPWLLAGSGGGCGGAMASGGGGGAGNTGAGGGSGLGLSLGLGLSLGMGEATGEAEEEAATAEAVGRLATALWLRLRGWEAVLAAAQRLLVWEKPLHSLVTAAALNGLFWLLSSSSLRPFFLLSISLLAYFLLDLWQPRFLPDIPASSPEEPHSDSEGAGSGARPHLLSVPELCRYLAESWLTFQIHLQELLQYKRQNPAQFCARVCSGCAVLAVLGHYVPGIMISYIVLLSILLWPLVVYHELIQRMYTRLEPLLMQLDYSMKAEADALHHKHDKRKRQGKNAPPGGDEPLAETESESEAELAGFSPVVDVKKTALALAITDSELSDEEASILESGGFSVSRATTPQLTDVSEDLDQQSLPSEPEEALTRELGEGEETDLAPPEDLLGSPQALSRQDLDLEEEEDVASEETLLRLSSPLHFVNTHFNGAGSPTDGVMLSPGGPVETLSPEAVSGDLITPPSALSPLLCLAENDPAPSPSVLPPLPQDSPQPLPAPEEEEALTTEDFELLDRGELEQLNAELGLGPETFPEPADAPPLGPNTPSLVQSAQEAQATAEP; encoded by the exons ATGGTGACCGGCAACCCCCTGGGCGCAGGCTCGGGCCGCCCCATCTCGGCGGTTAGGGCGTGTCACGTGACAGATTCGTCGCTCCGCCGTCACGTGACGCCCGTCCGCGGCCTCAGCGGCCCTCTCCGCTGCGGGCGCCCCCTTCCGCCTGACGCGCCCCCGGCGGCGGCCGCGCAGCCCTGGCTCCTCGCGGGCTcgggcggcggctgcggcggggCTATGGCGagtggcggtggcggtggcgcTGGTAACACCGGCGCAGGTGGGGGCTCGGGGCTGGGCCTGAGCCTCGGCCTGGGCCTGAGCCTAGGCATGGGTGAGGCCACCGGCGAGGCGGAGGAGGAGGCTGCCACGGCCGAGGCGGTGGGACGCCTGGCCACGGCTCTGTGGCTGCGGCTCCGCGGCTGGGAGGCGGTGCTGGCGGCAGCGCAGCGGCTGCTGGTGTGGGAGAAGCCGCTGCACAGCCTAGTCACGGCGGCCGCGCTCAACGGCCTCTTCTG GTTGCTGTCTTCCTCCTCCCTACGGCCCTTCTTCCTACTCAGCATCTCACTTTTGGCCTATTTTCTGTTGGATCTCTGGCAGCCTCGCTTCCTCCCTGACATTCCAG CATCATCCCCAGAGGAGCCACACTCTGACAG TGAGGGTGCGGGGTCAGGCGCCCGGCCGCACCTGCTGAGTGTGCCCGAGTTGTGCAGATACCTGGCTGAGAGCTGGCTCACCTTCCAGATTCACCTGCAGGAGCTGCTGCAGTACAAGAGGCAGAATCCAGCTCAG TTCTGTGCTCGCGTCTGCTCTGGCTGTGCTGTGCTGGCTGTGCTGGGACACTATGTTCCGGGGATTATGATTTCCTACATTGTCT TGCTGAGTATCCTGCTGTGGCCCCTGGTGGTTTATCATGAACTGATCCAGAGGATGTACACTCGTCTGGAGCCCCTGCTCATGCAGCTGGACTACAGCATGAAGGCAGAAGCTGATGCCCTGCATCACAAACACGACAAGAGGA AGCGGCAGGGGAAGAATGCACCCCCCGGAGGTGATGAGCCACTGGCGGAGACAGAGAGTGAGAGCGAGGCAGAACTGGCTGGCTTCTCCCCAGTG GTGGATGTGAAGAAAACAGCACTGGCTTTGGCCATTACAGACTCAGAGCTGTCAGATGAGGAGGCTTCTATTTTGGaaagcggtggcttctctgtatCCCGGGCGACAACTCCACAACTAACTGACGTGTCGGAGG ATTTGGACCAGCAGAGCCTGCCAAGTGAGCCAGAGGAGGCCCTGACtcgggagctgggggagggagaggagacagaCCTGGCCCCTCCCGAAGACCTGCTGGGCTCCCCTCAGGCCCTCTCAAGGCAAGACTTAGActtggaggaggaagaagatgtggcatCCGAGGAAACCTTGCTTCGGCTCTCATCCCCCCTTCACTTTGTGAACACGCATTTCAATGGGGCAGGGTCTCCCACAGATGGAGTGATGCTCTCCCCTGGAGGACCAGTGGAGACACTGAGCCCAGAGGCAGTGAGTGGTGATCTCATCACTCCACCTAGCGCCCTGTCACCCCTACTTTGCCTTGCTGAAAATGACCCGGCCCCTTCCCCCTCAGTACTCCCGCCTCTTCCCCAGGActcaccccagcccctgcctgcccccgAGGAAGAAGAGGCACTCACCACTGAGGACTTTGAATTGCTGGATCGGGGGGAGCTGGAGCAGCTGAATGCAGAGCTGGGGTTGGGGCCAGAGACATTCCCAGAGCCCGCTGATGCTCCACCCCTAGGGCCCAATACCCCGTCTCTGGTACAGTCAGCCCAAGAGGCTCAGGCCACGGCAGAGCCATGA